A genomic segment from Pseudomonas mendocina encodes:
- a CDS encoding penicillin acylase family protein produces the protein MKRSLTALALVIAAAAGGLTWYLHDKQPQRDGELVLGALQASVTVDYDERGVPHIRAENEADMYRALGFVHAQDRLFQMELLRRLARGELADVLGEKLVPTDRLFRTLEIGRHADAYAARLDPDSPSTQALLHYLEGINQYQASRPLPLEFDLLGIKPRPFTIADTLSVAGYMAYSFAAALRTEPVMTHIRDELGADYLELFDLDWHPQGVIGTSLAASDWQDLSALAQLSNDALAGTGLPQFEGSNAWAVSGSRTASGKPLLAGDPHIRFSLPAVWYEAHLQAPGYELYGYHHALIPSAMLGHNRDFAWSLTMFQNDDLDLIAERVNPDNANQVWYQGNWVDLQQRTETIRVKDAEPVQITLRRSPHGPIINDALGQTSGNTPIAMWWAFLETDNPTLEAFYQLNRANTLGKARAAAEKIEAPGLNVVWANASGDIGWWAAAKLPLRPEGVNPTFILDGASGDADKLGYHPFSANPQEENPQRGYILSANYQPVPASGIEIPGYYNLPDRGQRLNQHLSDASVKWDTQNSQALQLDPGTGYGPRLLAPILDELRSAAADDQERALVEQLAQWDGGHTLDSVAATLFNQLTYQLAHEAMADELGEAFFDSLLQTRALDTALPRLTANADSPWWNRQGSEQRESRVQIVAEAWRASLKHLHSVLGDDVESWAWGRGHTLTHNHPLGQQQPLAWLLNIGPLAAPGGHETPNNLSHKIGPAPWPVVYGPSTRRLVDLGDADKALGGIPVGQSGVPFDAHYGDQAAAHVAGEYQPQHLSEADVKANSQGTLTLLPR, from the coding sequence ATGAAACGTTCCCTGACCGCCCTTGCGCTGGTGATTGCCGCAGCAGCAGGCGGCCTGACCTGGTACCTGCACGACAAACAACCGCAACGCGACGGCGAGCTGGTGCTCGGCGCGCTGCAGGCGTCGGTCACGGTCGACTACGACGAACGCGGCGTGCCGCATATTCGCGCAGAGAATGAAGCGGACATGTACCGCGCCCTCGGCTTCGTCCACGCCCAGGATCGACTGTTCCAGATGGAGCTGCTGCGGCGCCTGGCACGCGGTGAACTGGCCGACGTGCTTGGCGAGAAACTGGTGCCTACCGATCGCCTGTTCCGCACCCTGGAAATCGGCCGCCATGCCGATGCCTACGCCGCACGCCTGGATCCCGACAGCCCGTCCACCCAGGCCCTGCTGCACTACCTCGAAGGCATCAACCAGTACCAGGCCAGTCGCCCGCTCCCCCTGGAGTTCGACCTGTTGGGCATCAAGCCGCGCCCCTTCACCATTGCCGACACCCTCAGCGTGGCCGGCTACATGGCCTACAGCTTCGCCGCGGCGCTGCGCACCGAGCCGGTGATGACCCACATCCGTGACGAGCTGGGCGCGGACTACCTCGAGCTCTTCGATCTCGACTGGCATCCGCAGGGTGTAATCGGTACCTCCCTCGCCGCCAGCGACTGGCAGGACCTATCCGCCCTTGCCCAGCTCAGCAATGACGCCCTGGCAGGCACCGGCTTGCCACAGTTCGAGGGCAGCAACGCCTGGGCCGTCTCCGGCAGCCGCACTGCCAGCGGCAAGCCATTGCTGGCCGGCGACCCGCACATTCGCTTCTCGCTGCCGGCCGTCTGGTACGAAGCACACCTGCAGGCACCTGGCTACGAGCTGTACGGCTACCACCATGCGTTGATCCCCAGCGCCATGCTCGGCCACAACCGCGACTTCGCCTGGAGCCTGACCATGTTCCAGAACGACGACCTCGACCTGATCGCCGAGCGGGTCAACCCGGACAATGCCAATCAGGTCTGGTATCAGGGCAACTGGGTCGACCTCCAGCAACGCACGGAAACCATCCGGGTCAAGGACGCCGAGCCGGTGCAGATCACCCTGCGTCGCTCGCCGCATGGGCCGATCATCAACGACGCTCTGGGCCAGACCAGCGGCAACACACCGATTGCCATGTGGTGGGCCTTCCTCGAGACCGACAACCCGACGCTCGAGGCCTTCTACCAGCTCAACCGCGCCAATACCCTGGGCAAGGCCCGCGCCGCCGCCGAGAAGATCGAAGCCCCCGGCCTCAACGTGGTCTGGGCCAACGCCAGCGGTGATATCGGTTGGTGGGCCGCGGCCAAGCTGCCGCTGCGCCCGGAGGGCGTCAACCCGACCTTCATTCTCGACGGCGCCAGCGGTGACGCGGACAAGCTCGGCTACCACCCCTTCAGCGCCAACCCGCAGGAAGAGAATCCGCAGCGTGGCTACATCCTCTCGGCCAACTACCAGCCCGTGCCGGCCAGCGGTATCGAGATTCCCGGCTACTACAACCTGCCTGATCGCGGCCAGCGCCTGAACCAGCACCTGAGCGATGCCTCGGTGAAATGGGATACGCAAAACAGCCAGGCACTGCAACTCGACCCAGGCACCGGCTATGGCCCGCGCCTGCTGGCCCCTATCCTCGACGAACTGCGCAGCGCAGCGGCGGACGATCAGGAACGCGCACTGGTGGAACAACTGGCCCAGTGGGATGGTGGCCACACACTCGATTCCGTGGCCGCCACCCTGTTCAATCAGCTGACCTACCAGCTCGCCCACGAAGCCATGGCCGACGAGCTGGGCGAGGCGTTCTTCGACAGCCTGCTGCAAACTCGCGCGCTCGACACCGCACTACCGCGCCTGACCGCCAATGCGGACTCGCCCTGGTGGAATCGCCAGGGCAGCGAGCAGCGTGAAAGCCGCGTGCAGATTGTCGCCGAGGCCTGGCGCGCCAGCCTCAAGCACCTGCACAGCGTACTCGGTGATGATGTCGAATCTTGGGCCTGGGGCCGTGGCCATACCCTCACCCACAACCATCCGCTTGGCCAACAGCAGCCGCTGGCCTGGTTGCTCAACATCGGCCCGCTGGCTGCACCTGGCGGCCATGAAACACCGAACAACCTGTCGCACAAGATCGGGCCGGCGCCCTGGCCCGTGGTCTATGGCCCTTCGACCCGGCGGCTGGTCGACCTCGGCGACGCCGACAAGGCGTTGGGTGGCATTCCGGTGGGCCAGAGCGGCGTACCGTTCGACGCCCATTACGGCGATCAGGCCGCCGCCCATGTGGCTGGCGAATATCAGCCGCAGCACCTGAGCGAAGCGGATGTCAAAGCCAACAGCCAGGGCACGCTGACGCTGCTGCCTCGCTGA
- the trmL gene encoding tRNA (uridine(34)/cytosine(34)/5-carboxymethylaminomethyluridine(34)-2'-O)-methyltransferase TrmL has protein sequence MFHVILFQPEIPPNTGNIIRLCANSGCQLHLIEPLGFELDDKRLRRAGLDYHEYATLKRHSDLQSCLEALGHPRLFAFTTKGSQPFHEIAYQPGDAFLFGPESRGLPEEVRNALPPQQRVRLPMRAGCRSLNLSNTVAVTVYEAWRQNGFAGS, from the coding sequence ATGTTCCACGTCATCCTCTTTCAACCGGAAATTCCACCCAATACCGGCAACATTATCAGGCTGTGCGCCAACAGCGGCTGCCAGCTGCACCTGATCGAGCCACTGGGCTTCGAGCTGGACGACAAGCGCCTGCGCCGCGCTGGCCTGGATTATCACGAATACGCCACGCTCAAGCGTCACTCCGACCTGCAGAGCTGCCTCGAGGCCCTCGGCCATCCGCGCCTGTTCGCCTTCACCACCAAGGGCTCGCAGCCGTTCCACGAGATCGCCTACCAGCCCGGCGACGCCTTCCTGTTCGGCCCGGAAAGCCGCGGCCTGCCGGAGGAGGTACGCAACGCACTGCCTCCACAGCAGCGCGTACGCCTGCCCATGCGCGCCGGTTGCCGCAGCCTGAACCTGTCCAACACCGTGGCCGTCACCGTTTACGAGGCCTGGCGGCAGAACGGTTTTGCGGGTAGCTGA